In one window of Romboutsia hominis DNA:
- a CDS encoding PH domain-containing protein, with translation MKNFILMPAFIMITIVVYFTMKSAAKPRRNILFGVTLPTEALSDDVVLKMIDDYKRIMNIFTLVIILTGLPIAFINKELLSVLYLLTWSLVTAEWLVRQPYIHMNRKLKKLKRDNEWFIGEKRVVSMDTKISRLLKDKMPIPNKYILIPFGISLIPLIISIVKYDEDLKYATFIAVILMAVLALLYFVGFRSSNKLRLKVYSKNSDINYILNKEEKYLNSIAWFITSLTSSIIFLFTYLVIYEVINVSYNVITIIAILGAIVTFVVYIYTNNRIKSLEEELLKIDKEVIYTDDDEYWIDGYKYYNENDYNSKVNPRFGFNTYTYNLATKKGKISYYSGFIIYAVIFIPLFFNLLSMELTNHKINISSESISIDYPYYDYEFSVNDIEDIKLVDEVSFKLRTNGIGTDEYCRGNFRSREYGKCRVYIYNNSKPYIIVKLKNNYFIYNEKTKDETMDIYHRLIEKL, from the coding sequence ATGAAGAATTTTATCTTAATGCCTGCATTTATTATGATTACAATTGTGGTTTATTTTACAATGAAGAGTGCAGCCAAACCAAGAAGAAATATATTATTTGGAGTTACTCTTCCAACTGAAGCTTTAAGTGATGATGTTGTTTTAAAGATGATTGATGATTACAAGAGAATAATGAATATATTTACATTAGTAATTATATTAACTGGATTGCCAATAGCTTTTATAAATAAGGAACTTTTATCAGTTTTATATTTGCTTACTTGGAGTTTAGTTACGGCAGAATGGTTAGTTAGGCAACCTTATATACATATGAATAGAAAGCTTAAAAAGTTGAAGAGAGATAATGAATGGTTTATTGGGGAAAAAAGAGTTGTAAGTATGGATACTAAAATTAGTAGGTTATTAAAAGATAAGATGCCTATACCTAATAAGTATATTCTTATACCTTTTGGTATATCTTTGATTCCACTTATTATATCTATAGTTAAGTATGACGAAGATTTAAAGTATGCAACTTTTATAGCAGTTATATTAATGGCTGTATTAGCATTATTATATTTTGTAGGATTTAGAAGTAGTAATAAGCTTAGATTAAAAGTGTATAGTAAAAATAGTGATATTAATTATATTTTGAATAAAGAAGAAAAATACTTAAATTCAATTGCTTGGTTTATTACATCTTTAACTTCAAGTATAATTTTCTTGTTTACATATTTAGTAATTTATGAAGTTATTAATGTAAGTTATAACGTTATAACTATTATAGCTATTTTAGGGGCTATAGTTACTTTTGTAGTATATATTTATACTAATAATAGAATAAAAAGTTTAGAAGAAGAGTTACTTAAAATAGATAAGGAAGTTATTTATACAGATGATGATGAGTATTGGATAGATGGATATAAATATTATAATGAAAATGATTATAACTCAAAAGTAAATCCTAGATTTGGATTTAATACATATACTTACAACTTAGCTACTAAAAAAGGTAAAATATCATATTATTCAGGATTTATAATATATGCAGTGATTTTTATACCATTATTTTTTAATTTATTAAGTATGGAACTTACTAATCATAAGATTAATATATCAAGTGAAAGTATAAGTATTGATTACCCTTATTATGATTATGAATTTAGTGTTAATGATATAGAAGATATTAAATTAGTAGATGAAGTTAGTTTTAAACTGAGAACTAATGGTATAGGTACTGATGAATATTGTAGAGGCAATTTTAGATCTAGAGAATATGGAAAGTGTAGAGTATATATTTACAATAATAGTAAACCATATATCATTGTAAAATTGAAAAATAACTATTTTATATATAACGAAAAAACTAAAGATGAGACTATGGATATATATCATCGGTTAATAGAAAAATTATAA
- a CDS encoding TlpA family protein disulfide reductase: MNKSKLKKGVTLLLSAITIFLIVGCTNSENSNQNISSSNIFKEMKTKDINGNTVDSSIFSEKKLTLVNVWNTGCTPCIDEIPILDKLNKEYEKKGVSIKGLLLESGVGLTEQEKSVVEEILSKSKSSYQQITMSKNMLEDDIFKNIDAFPTTFFIDKDGNIVDQIDGSNDYEGWKSRIEDVLKKVDVNE, translated from the coding sequence ATGAATAAAAGTAAATTAAAAAAGGGAGTTACACTATTATTATCAGCTATAACTATATTTTTAATAGTGGGATGTACAAATTCAGAAAATAGTAATCAAAATATTTCATCTAGTAATATTTTTAAAGAAATGAAGACTAAAGATATTAATGGGAATACAGTAGATAGTTCTATTTTCTCAGAAAAGAAACTTACATTAGTTAATGTATGGAATACAGGGTGCACTCCTTGTATAGATGAAATTCCAATATTAGATAAATTAAATAAAGAGTATGAGAAAAAAGGTGTTTCAATAAAAGGATTATTATTAGAGTCAGGGGTAGGATTAACTGAACAAGAAAAATCAGTAGTAGAGGAAATATTAAGTAAATCTAAATCAAGTTATCAACAAATTACTATGTCAAAGAATATGTTAGAAGATGATATTTTTAAAAATATAGATGCATTCCCTACGACATTTTTTATAGACAAGGATGGCAATATTGTAGATCAAATAGATGGTTCTAATGATTATGAAGGATGGAAATCTAGAATAGAAGACGTATTAAAAAAGGTTGATGTAAATGAGTAA
- a CDS encoding CD1871A family CXXC motif-containing protein yields the protein MSKFIKKNKIGLALITLGMLSLFLGIHRGEHLTVAKKSNIICLECIGIG from the coding sequence ATGAGTAAATTTATAAAAAAAAATAAAATTGGCTTAGCTTTAATAACTTTAGGCATGTTATCATTATTTCTTGGCATTCATAGAGGTGAGCACTTAACTGTAGCCAAAAAATCTAATATTATATGTCTTGAATGCATAGGAATTGGATAG
- a CDS encoding 4Fe-4S binding protein, with amino-acid sequence MNLITKIKSNFRLIFQIVFTALTNGYLLGYMNGKIYKGDSKKLCVPGLNCYSCPGAIASCPIGSLQAVLGSRDFKISFYIIGFLMIIGAFIGRFVCGWLCPFGLVQDLLYKIPGIKKIKKVPNDKYLRILKYIILVVFVIILPLSISNYSGDGKPWFCKLICPSGTLLAGIPLISMNSSLRRIIGPLFAWKMLILISIIVLSIKIYRPFCKYICPLGAIYGLFNKYSIYRYEIDYNKCTKCNLCHKKCDMNVIVHETPNSVECIRCGKCIDVCPKNAITTTFSKSKGLNEKLNI; translated from the coding sequence ATGAATTTAATAACCAAAATAAAATCTAATTTTAGACTAATTTTTCAAATTGTATTTACAGCTTTAACTAACGGTTACTTACTAGGATATATGAATGGTAAGATATATAAAGGGGATAGTAAAAAACTATGTGTGCCTGGGCTAAATTGTTATTCATGTCCAGGTGCAATAGCATCTTGTCCAATTGGATCTCTTCAAGCAGTACTTGGAAGTAGAGATTTTAAAATTTCATTTTATATAATTGGATTTTTAATGATTATAGGTGCATTTATCGGAAGATTTGTATGCGGTTGGCTATGTCCATTTGGATTAGTCCAGGATTTATTATATAAGATTCCCGGAATTAAGAAAATAAAAAAGGTACCTAATGATAAGTATCTAAGGATTTTAAAATATATTATATTAGTAGTATTTGTAATTATATTACCATTATCCATATCTAACTATTCAGGTGATGGGAAACCATGGTTTTGCAAATTAATTTGTCCTTCTGGGACACTGCTTGCAGGTATACCGCTTATATCAATGAATAGTTCACTTAGACGTATAATAGGACCTCTATTTGCTTGGAAAATGCTAATTTTAATAAGTATTATTGTTTTATCGATTAAGATATACAGACCATTTTGTAAATATATATGTCCTTTAGGAGCTATATATGGTTTATTTAATAAATATTCTATTTATAGATATGAAATAGACTACAATAAATGCACAAAATGTAATTTATGCCATAAAAAATGTGATATGAATGTAATTGTGCATGAGACACCAAATAGTGTAGAATGTATAAGATGTGGAAAGTGTATAGACGTATGTCCTAAAAATGCAATAACAACTACTTTTTCTAAATCTAAAGGTTTAAATGAGAAGTTAAATATTTAA
- a CDS encoding sensor histidine kinase, with protein sequence MKKLKLFQKTYLFTMILMGIIIIISHTLLYMLLPTFYINKKQQDLENISRQLIEKLEDSDENASKSIAKDFANRYNVNISLTIKDETSVFEGIKQADVYIEPELINEKSLIIPEVEKDINSEGLNNLPNEIKQNANYLKAKGNSIITNKKFNTSDNINGSVKIVMDLQSFKEARSVVFMILPYSIGISLVISLFASYVYVKIITDPIKEICEITKEMKDLNKDVYCNINTGDEIELLATNINSLYKTLWNTIHSLKQEIENVSKSEQSKVDFLRSASHELKTPLMSIHIMLENMMLNIGKYKNHDVYLPKCKDAVVDLSNMVQEILDTSRLNTLSEHSEYKIINIKNVLEKTIEPYKITAKYKNINMSVDYSNSLNINTDESLLKKALSNIISNAVNYTDSGKNINIYFNNNSLIIENECDPISKEHLERIFEAFYRAEFDRNKNTGGNGLGLYIVKQILNTLDIPYSFDATETGMKFTMTFK encoded by the coding sequence ATGAAAAAATTAAAGCTATTTCAAAAAACTTATTTATTTACAATGATATTAATGGGGATAATAATTATTATCTCTCATACTTTACTATATATGCTATTACCTACATTTTATATTAATAAAAAGCAACAAGACTTAGAGAATATTAGTAGGCAATTGATAGAAAAGTTAGAAGACAGTGATGAAAATGCTAGTAAGAGTATAGCAAAAGATTTTGCTAATAGATATAATGTTAATATTTCATTAACCATAAAAGATGAAACCTCCGTATTTGAAGGTATTAAGCAAGCTGATGTGTATATAGAGCCTGAATTAATTAATGAAAAATCTTTAATAATTCCTGAAGTAGAAAAAGATATAAACTCAGAAGGACTAAATAATTTACCTAATGAAATAAAACAAAATGCTAATTACTTAAAGGCAAAAGGCAACTCAATAATTACTAATAAAAAATTTAATACATCAGATAATATAAATGGATCCGTAAAAATTGTAATGGATTTACAGTCTTTTAAAGAAGCTAGAAGTGTTGTATTTATGATATTACCATATTCTATAGGGATAAGTTTAGTTATTTCACTATTTGCATCATACGTTTATGTAAAAATAATAACTGATCCAATAAAAGAAATATGTGAAATAACAAAAGAAATGAAGGACTTAAATAAAGATGTTTATTGTAATATAAATACAGGTGATGAAATAGAATTATTAGCAACCAATATAAATAGTTTATATAAAACCCTTTGGAATACTATACATTCTTTAAAACAAGAAATTGAAAATGTAAGTAAATCTGAGCAAAGTAAAGTAGACTTTTTAAGAAGTGCTTCTCATGAACTTAAGACACCTCTTATGAGTATTCATATAATGTTAGAAAATATGATGCTTAATATTGGGAAATATAAAAATCATGATGTTTATTTACCTAAATGTAAGGATGCAGTGGTTGATTTAAGTAACATGGTTCAAGAGATACTAGATACATCAAGGCTAAATACTTTAAGTGAGCATAGTGAATATAAAATTATAAACATAAAAAATGTATTAGAGAAAACTATAGAGCCATATAAAATCACAGCAAAATATAAGAATATTAACATGAGCGTTGATTATTCTAATTCATTAAATATAAATACAGATGAAAGTTTATTAAAGAAAGCTTTATCAAATATTATTTCTAATGCAGTAAACTATACAGATTCAGGAAAAAATATAAATATATACTTTAACAACAATTCATTGATTATAGAAAATGAATGTGATCCAATTTCAAAAGAACATTTAGAGCGAATATTTGAAGCTTTTTATAGAGCGGAATTTGATAGAAATAAAAATACTGGAGGAAATGGATTAGGTCTATATATTGTTAAACAGATATTAAATACATTAGATATACCATATTCATTTGATGCTACTGAAACAGGTATGAAATTTACTATGACTTTTAAATAA
- a CDS encoding ABC transporter permease: MDVLKRAWLYITRKKKKSLIMLFILFAIATAILSGIAVKKATNIAKENATSGLSNFFSINSQRISRKTIEEILKIKDIKNYNASIDGGGNIDGLKKVKPTKEAPYDYEGLEKTFIATGNDNTESDLKFVNKSIKLVEGRHIKPGDKGKVLVHKSLAKLNNLKIGDKLTINKMHGRDSHAVPGKGQDQMTLEIVGIFDNVIEEAEREGTYLDLIENYLLTDNNSIQEFYGYTDNDDVFYTTSFYADKNTNIDSVISKVKQLPINLNGARIDKSGDIFLALSKSFETMDKIVNMMLIGSTVIGVVILSLILTFWIQGRIHETGILLSIGVSKFKIIAQYISELLIISVLAFSLSYFSGQLIAQNVGDSLMQKAANETVQSIKQEAGFALGNDPDTKMLTYTSKDIEVKITPKEMIYVWAVGSAVITASVAISSLSIIRLKPKEILSKMS, translated from the coding sequence ATGGACGTACTAAAGAGAGCTTGGTTATATATAACTAGGAAGAAGAAGAAAAGTTTAATAATGCTATTTATATTATTTGCAATAGCTACAGCTATATTAAGTGGTATAGCAGTAAAAAAAGCTACAAATATAGCAAAAGAGAATGCTACCTCAGGGTTAAGCAACTTCTTTAGTATAAATTCGCAAAGAATTTCAAGAAAAACTATAGAAGAGATATTAAAGATTAAGGACATTAAAAACTATAATGCATCAATAGATGGTGGAGGAAATATTGATGGGCTTAAAAAAGTAAAACCAACTAAAGAAGCACCATATGACTATGAAGGATTAGAAAAAACTTTTATAGCAACTGGAAATGATAATACAGAATCAGATCTTAAGTTTGTTAATAAGAGTATTAAATTAGTTGAAGGAAGGCACATAAAGCCTGGAGATAAAGGTAAAGTGCTAGTACATAAGAGTTTAGCTAAACTTAATAATTTAAAGATAGGCGATAAATTAACTATAAATAAAATGCATGGAAGAGATAGTCATGCAGTTCCAGGAAAAGGTCAAGATCAAATGACACTTGAAATTGTTGGTATATTTGATAATGTAATAGAAGAAGCAGAAAGAGAAGGGACTTATTTAGATTTAATAGAAAATTATTTATTAACTGATAATAATTCTATACAAGAGTTTTATGGATATACAGATAATGATGATGTATTTTATACAACAAGTTTCTATGCAGATAAGAATACTAATATAGATTCTGTTATATCTAAGGTAAAACAATTACCTATAAACTTAAATGGTGCAAGAATCGACAAGAGCGGGGATATATTCCTTGCATTATCTAAGTCATTTGAGACAATGGATAAGATTGTAAATATGATGTTAATCGGAAGTACAGTAATCGGTGTAGTTATATTATCACTAATATTAACATTTTGGATTCAAGGAAGAATTCATGAAACAGGAATATTATTATCTATTGGAGTTTCAAAGTTTAAGATAATAGCACAATATATAAGCGAATTATTGATAATTAGTGTATTAGCATTTAGTTTATCATATTTCTCAGGACAATTAATAGCTCAAAATGTTGGGGATTCATTAATGCAAAAGGCAGCAAATGAAACTGTACAAAGTATAAAACAAGAAGCTGGATTTGCTTTAGGAAATGACCCTGACACTAAGATGCTTACTTACACATCAAAAGATATAGAAGTTAAAATAACCCCTAAAGAAATGATCTATGTATGGGCTGTAGGATCAGCAGTTATAACTGCATCAGTAGCTATATCATCATTATCTATAATACGTTTAAAACCAAAAGAAATATTATCTAAAATGAGTTAG
- a CDS encoding ABC transporter ATP-binding protein has protein sequence MSILKLNQIDYSYKNGKNVLKNINMEFEQGKFYTILGTSGAGKSTLLSLLAGLDEPKNGQILFKNTDIKEKGYEYHRKNNVSLVFQNYNLIDYLTPLENIKIVNPKATEMDLEVLGLKEEEINRNVLQLSGGQQQRVAIARALVANSPIILADEPTGNLDSDTASEIVEILKSSAHEHGKCVIVVTHSKDMAKAADVILRLKNRDLVEI, from the coding sequence ATGTCTATTTTAAAATTAAATCAAATTGATTATTCATATAAAAATGGAAAAAATGTATTAAAAAATATAAATATGGAATTTGAGCAAGGTAAGTTCTATACAATTTTAGGTACATCAGGAGCTGGGAAAAGTACATTATTATCCTTATTAGCAGGATTAGATGAACCTAAAAATGGTCAAATTTTATTCAAAAATACAGATATAAAAGAAAAAGGATATGAATACCATAGAAAAAATAATGTATCTTTAGTTTTTCAAAATTATAATTTAATAGATTATTTAACACCATTAGAAAATATAAAAATAGTAAACCCTAAAGCTACCGAAATGGATTTAGAGGTACTTGGACTAAAAGAAGAAGAGATAAATAGAAATGTTTTACAATTATCAGGAGGGCAACAACAACGTGTTGCAATAGCAAGGGCACTAGTTGCTAATTCACCTATAATATTAGCAGATGAGCCAACTGGAAATCTAGATAGTGATACGGCAAGTGAGATTGTAGAAATATTAAAATCAAGTGCACATGAACATGGAAAGTGTGTAATTGTTGTAACTCATAGCAAAGACATGGCTAAAGCGGCTGATGTGATATTAAGATTAAAAAATAGAGATTTAGTAGAAATTTAA
- a CDS encoding acylphosphatase produces the protein MRKYSKQNKNFIVVVLYVISSITAIYTLFSIYNSYIYISGLVNNNGLVISEQLMSVVSYYINASMPYVFYTIAIWGIGYIIYKLDNLKMYETNSEDNQVEKDINIEGAEEDLDSFINELKSDNIQ, from the coding sequence ATGAGAAAATATAGTAAACAAAATAAGAATTTTATAGTTGTAGTATTATATGTTATATCTTCAATTACAGCTATATATACATTATTTAGTATATATAATTCATATATATACATTTCGGGACTTGTAAACAACAATGGTTTAGTTATAAGTGAACAGTTAATGAGTGTTGTATCTTATTATATAAATGCATCTATGCCATATGTATTTTATACTATAGCTATTTGGGGGATAGGTTATATTATATATAAGCTAGATAACTTAAAAATGTATGAGACAAATAGTGAAGATAATCAGGTAGAAAAGGATATTAATATAGAAGGAGCTGAGGAAGATTTAGATTCTTTTATAAATGAATTGAAAAGCGATAACATTCAATAA
- a CDS encoding FadR/GntR family transcriptional regulator: MKEEITKPLGETTSEKIIKLIVDENLKIGDKLPNEYELADKLGVGRSTIREAIKALVSRNILEIKRGSGTFIKCGVADDPLGLMFVKDKLKLAVDLLEIRFMIEPKIASLAAINATKEDIEELSKLCDEVEELILNGIPHMEKDIEFHTAIARSSKNLVTTSLVPIINKSIAVFIDVTNTQLKNETIETHKEILNAIKNKNANEAHDAMLLHLAYNRRNINRIVAEKN, encoded by the coding sequence ATGAAGGAAGAAATAACAAAACCATTAGGAGAAACAACTTCAGAAAAAATAATAAAGTTAATAGTAGATGAAAACCTAAAAATAGGAGACAAATTACCAAATGAATATGAACTAGCAGATAAATTAGGTGTAGGTAGAAGTACAATAAGAGAAGCGATAAAAGCATTAGTATCAAGAAATATACTAGAAATAAAAAGAGGTTCAGGAACATTTATAAAATGTGGGGTAGCAGATGATCCATTAGGATTAATGTTTGTAAAAGACAAACTAAAACTAGCAGTTGACTTATTAGAAATAAGATTTATGATAGAGCCTAAAATAGCAAGTTTAGCAGCTATAAATGCAACTAAAGAAGATATAGAAGAGCTATCAAAATTATGTGATGAAGTTGAAGAACTTATATTAAATGGAATACCACATATGGAAAAAGATATAGAATTTCATACAGCAATAGCTAGAAGCAGTAAAAACTTAGTAACAACAAGTTTAGTTCCAATAATAAATAAATCTATAGCAGTATTTATAGACGTTACAAATACACAATTAAAAAATGAAACAATAGAAACTCATAAAGAGATTTTAAATGCAATAAAAAATAAGAATGCAAATGAAGCACATGATGCTATGTTACTTCACTTAGCATACAACCGTAGAAATATAAATAGGATAGTAGCTGAAAAAAATTAA
- the ilvD gene encoding dihydroxy-acid dehydratase, giving the protein MISQEVRKIAPEMDPLRRGMGWSVDDLSKPQIIIESTFGDSHPGSAHLDIFVNQAIKGVNELGGKGSRFYATDICDGQAQGHDGINYSLASRDTLAALIEIHANATPFDGGVFISSCDKGVPSHLMAIGRVNIPSIVVTGGVMEAGPNLLTLEQIGMYSAMYQRGEITEEELTYYKHNACPSCGACSFMGTASTMQVMAEALGLMLPGSSLMPATCKDLEDVAKEAGRYAVKLAKLNLKPRDIVTYKSFENAIMIHAAISGSTNSLLHIPAIAREFGIDLDANEFDKIHRNIPYLLDIRPAGKWPAEYFYYAGGVPAIMEEIKDYLHLDVMTVTGKTLGENLEDLKINGYYEKCDEYLSKVGLKREDVIRKNTNPIGDNGAIAILGGNLAPKGAVVKHSAVPKEMHKAILKARPFDSEEEAINAILTKAIKPGDAVIIRYEGPKGSGMPEMFYTTEAISSDEELSASIALLTDGRFSGASKGPAIGHISPEAAVGGPIALVCENDLIEIDIQSRTLQVIGINGKECSLEEVEKVFEERRKNWVPKEEKYKSGILSIYSKNAVDPMLGGYMK; this is encoded by the coding sequence ATGATTAGTCAAGAAGTTAGAAAAATAGCTCCTGAAATGGATCCTTTAAGGAGAGGTATGGGATGGAGTGTAGATGATTTATCTAAGCCACAAATAATAATTGAAAGTACTTTTGGAGATAGTCATCCAGGAAGTGCACACCTTGATATATTTGTAAATCAAGCTATTAAAGGTGTTAATGAACTTGGAGGAAAAGGTTCTCGATTTTATGCAACTGATATATGTGATGGTCAAGCACAAGGCCATGATGGAATAAATTATTCTTTAGCATCAAGGGATACACTAGCAGCGTTAATAGAAATACATGCAAATGCAACACCTTTTGATGGTGGAGTATTTATCTCAAGTTGTGATAAGGGTGTTCCATCTCATTTAATGGCAATAGGTAGAGTAAATATCCCATCAATAGTTGTTACTGGTGGTGTTATGGAAGCTGGGCCTAATTTACTTACATTAGAGCAAATAGGAATGTATAGTGCTATGTATCAAAGGGGAGAAATAACAGAAGAAGAGTTAACATATTACAAGCATAATGCATGTCCTTCATGTGGTGCATGCTCATTTATGGGAACAGCCTCAACAATGCAAGTTATGGCAGAAGCATTAGGATTAATGTTACCAGGAAGTTCTTTAATGCCAGCAACATGCAAAGATTTAGAAGATGTAGCTAAAGAAGCAGGACGTTATGCTGTTAAGTTAGCTAAGTTAAATTTAAAGCCAAGAGATATAGTAACTTATAAATCTTTTGAAAACGCTATTATGATTCATGCAGCAATCTCAGGTTCAACTAATTCATTATTACACATACCAGCAATTGCACGTGAATTTGGAATAGATCTTGATGCAAATGAATTTGATAAAATACATAGAAATATACCGTACTTACTAGACATCAGACCTGCTGGAAAATGGCCAGCAGAGTACTTCTACTATGCTGGCGGAGTTCCTGCAATAATGGAAGAAATAAAAGATTATCTACATTTAGATGTTATGACAGTTACAGGAAAAACATTAGGTGAAAACTTAGAAGATTTAAAAATAAATGGGTATTATGAAAAGTGTGATGAGTATTTAAGTAAAGTTGGATTAAAAAGAGAAGACGTAATACGTAAAAATACAAATCCAATAGGTGACAATGGTGCAATAGCTATACTTGGAGGTAATCTAGCACCAAAAGGAGCCGTTGTTAAGCACTCTGCAGTTCCAAAAGAAATGCACAAAGCTATATTAAAAGCTAGACCATTTGATAGTGAAGAAGAAGCTATAAATGCAATATTAACAAAAGCTATAAAGCCAGGTGATGCAGTTATCATAAGATATGAAGGTCCAAAAGGAAGTGGAATGCCTGAAATGTTTTATACAACAGAAGCTATATCATCAGATGAAGAATTATCAGCGAGTATAGCATTATTAACAGATGGAAGATTTTCTGGAGCATCTAAAGGTCCTGCAATAGGGCATATATCACCAGAAGCTGCAGTAGGGGGACCAATAGCTTTAGTTTGTGAAAATGATTTAATAGAAATTGATATACAAAGTAGAACGTTACAAGTTATAGGAATTAATGGCAAGGAATGTAGCTTAGAAGAAGTTGAAAAAGTATTTGAAGAACGTAGAAAAAATTGGGTTCCTAAAGAGGAAAAATACAAATCAGGAATACTAAGCATATATTCTAAAAATGCAGTTGATCCAATGTTAGGTGGATATATGAAATAA
- a CDS encoding GntP family permease, with translation MLTGPLLIGVFLLAIAILLVSIIKFRLNAFIALLITSLVTSILVGMPIGDIASTISGGFGSTLSGIGIVTGLGVMLGKFMFECGAIETISNAILNKFGEKNSPAAIAISGFLTGIPVFGDVVYIMFAPMLRVLSKKTNISMVTFACAISVATTCTYSLVIPTPAPLVVSESLGIDVGIFFVYAILTAFVATITGGILYGKFLDKQDKKNGHFYTFEDIEEIEDELEATKETRPMPSFMKSLSILLVPIMLILLGSFVPLALGDNNSVVPLVKFLGDKNVAMLIGVIYAALISKPYITRSISDIMNDAADQIGLILLITGAGGAFGKVLQATGIADYIAGSLSQFSIPILLLCFLISQIIRCAQGSTTVALMTTASILSGTIAASSVSPILCAIAICAGGIGLSLPNDSGFWAISRFFKISVQDTIRGWTVGGFIAGLSALAFISILSLFQNVLPGLL, from the coding sequence ATGTTAACTGGACCATTATTAATAGGTGTATTTTTATTAGCAATCGCTATATTACTAGTTTCAATAATAAAGTTTAGACTTAATGCATTTATAGCATTATTAATAACATCATTAGTAACATCTATTTTAGTTGGAATGCCAATAGGAGATATAGCCTCTACTATCTCAGGTGGATTTGGATCTACATTAAGTGGAATTGGGATAGTAACTGGATTAGGTGTAATGTTAGGAAAGTTTATGTTTGAATGTGGAGCAATAGAAACTATATCTAATGCAATACTTAATAAGTTTGGTGAGAAAAATAGTCCAGCAGCAATAGCTATATCAGGATTTTTAACTGGTATACCAGTATTTGGGGATGTAGTGTATATAATGTTTGCACCTATGTTAAGAGTTTTATCTAAAAAAACTAATATATCAATGGTAACATTTGCATGTGCAATATCAGTAGCAACTACTTGTACATATTCATTAGTAATACCTACACCAGCACCACTTGTTGTTTCAGAAAGTTTAGGAATTGATGTAGGAATATTCTTTGTATATGCAATTTTAACAGCTTTTGTAGCAACAATTACAGGTGGTATATTATATGGCAAGTTTTTAGATAAGCAAGATAAGAAAAATGGACATTTCTATACTTTTGAAGATATAGAAGAGATAGAAGATGAATTAGAAGCTACTAAAGAAACTAGACCTATGCCATCTTTCATGAAGTCTTTATCAATCTTATTAGTTCCAATAATGCTTATACTTTTAGGAAGTTTTGTACCTTTAGCATTAGGAGATAACAATTCGGTAGTACCTTTAGTTAAGTTCTTAGGAGATAAAAATGTTGCAATGTTGATAGGTGTTATATATGCAGCGCTTATATCAAAACCATATATAACTAGAAGTATATCTGATATTATGAATGACGCAGCTGACCAAATTGGTCTTATATTACTAATAACTGGAGCAGGTGGAGCTTTCGGAAAAGTTTTACAAGCAACAGGGATAGCAGATTATATAGCTGGTTCATTATCACAATTTAGTATACCAATATTACTACTTTGTTTCTTAATATCTCAAATTATACGTTGTGCACAAGGTTCAACAACAGTTGCGCTTATGACAACAGCATCTATATTAAGTGGAACAATAGCAGCAAGTTCTGTATCTCCTATATTATGTGCAATAGCAATATGTGCAGGTGGAATAGGTTTATCACTTCCAAATGATTCAGGATTCTGGGCTATAAGTAGATTCTTTAAAATATCAGTTCAAGACACTATAAGAGGTTGGACAGTAGGTGGATTTATAGCAGGTTTATCAGCACTTGCATTTATATCTATACTATCTTTATTCCAAAACGTTTTACCAGGTCTTTTGTAA